The following proteins are encoded in a genomic region of Bufo bufo chromosome 11, aBufBuf1.1, whole genome shotgun sequence:
- the NRDE2 gene encoding nuclear exosome regulator NRDE2: protein MALFPAFAGCSSASAAPEQTGLDWLNNRSFCTEDALSLHQRTQLAPPPAHPVSPLSSNDPKGQTSGSESSDSGAERRKKKRKKKKKKRKKHKKQKSNSEDDDNEEDGMRDLKNPQSVGAAREDARGSAASRSIWMDEAQSAPEETFRVDRKADPANWEYKSLYRGDIVRYKRRGHSCLGIDPKKQQIIWEGANNKKTSQKRADRYYSKVSVQTLRAKAESVSCGKDGADSASGAFIPVKDCEPHTTASSSGPVSWVNPLGVYDSSTAMWLQGKGGPESKTPAPEPRDTSVLEKVEDHNRRVRENPTDIKTWMEFVSFQDELIHQPSMYSTSENEMDSHRMSLKMVLEKKLSILERAIESNPASTELKLARLRLCTEFWESAALLKEWQKLVFLHPNEPQLWQKYLQFCQGQFSTFSVSKVNAIYGKCLSTLSAVHDGSMLSHPAMPGTERSLYDIFLQQCHFLRQAGHCEKVVSVFQALLDFTFFKPDSVKNMTTKEQVEFFEPFWDSGEPRFGEKGAKGWSSWMRQQERGGWVIINNLDEEEDDGSVEEIDIKDKSRPRPEIWLDVECAREAQHWIPWRPDAAKKQTEEDCEDPERQIFFDDIGPSMIKISSAELQFQLVLSFLQLLGVPCDSRPPPTSLYLSLDDSSIFDYTLSYQWLLTSYELPLSGVSAVGHLDTMSRGRGQIGQCKEGERFIQDVFQAAMSCVTAEQKIKLSVLWLQYEITKVVRCLEEKNKKKLKSQGKRSKRLAKGLLKETVNRNSLALWKQYALLEWLLGSTEEARKVFDAAIGLAGSQGLKDQALRSLSLLYAELEAEVGAQPGHEAGSRALHVLTSLADSSIYVPFKGPVPAVSILKARKAYERALEDSLKLPVDSALVTVTGCLALFQYLTAGIDSAVAVFRQVSDSLAPPAGACDEAPGSWSPLQAVTVMHTNLLKYHAKVCVYPRAPLREALMDALRLYPHNVTLWKSYIQSEGKSHNANKTRRFVDGIRRATDALEPYLFAIQAEEGRKKLLESVQRGGTGHIDVVMPETGLSNRIKVLYERGLATDQGSRCLLLWRMYLRFMVSQGHQDRSRGLFYKAIQSCPWAKVLYLDAVEYFPDQLQEIVDLMTEKELRVRVPLEELDLLLED from the exons ATGGCTCTATTTCCAGCATTTGCTGGGTGTTCCAGTGCCAGTGCCGCCCCTGAGCAAACGG GACTGGACTGGTTGAATAATCGGAGCTTCTGTACAGAAGACGCCCTGTCCCTGCACCAGCGCACCCAGCTCGCCCCGCCGCCCGCCCACCCTGTTTCTCCACTGTCCAG CAATGACCCCAAAGGCCAGACCTCCGGGAGCGAGTCTTCCGATTCAGGGGctgaaagaaggaaaaaaaagaggaaaaagaagaaaaagaaacgcAAAAAGCATAAAAAGCAGAAGAGTAACAGCGAGGATGATGATAATGAGGAGGATGGTATGAGAGATTTAAAGAACCCTCAGTCAGTGGGGGCTGCAAG GGAGGACGCTCGGGGGTCAGCCGCCTCCCGCTCTATCTGGATGGACGAAGCCCAGTCTGCACCAGAGGAGACGTTCAGAGTTGACAGGAAAGCCGACCCGGCAAACTGGGAGTATAAGTCGCTGTACCGGGGAGACATTGTACG gtataagaggagaggtcaTTCCTGCCTGGGGATTGATCCCAAGAAGCAGCAGATCATCTGGGAGGGCGCAAACAACAAGAAGACGTCTCAGAAAAGGGCAGACCGCTATTACAGCAAGGTGTCGGTGCAGACGTTGCGGGCCAAGGCGGAGTCTGTGTCCTGTGGTAAGGACGGTGCGGACTCCGCTTCCGGCGCCTTCATTCCAGTGAAGGACTGTGAAccacacaccactgcctcctcttccggtCCAGTCAGCTGGGTGAATCCGCTGGGTGTGTACGATAGCTCCACTGCCATGTGGCTGCAAGGTAAAGGTGGTCCCGAAAGCAAGACCCCAGCACCAGAGCCCCGAGACACCAGCGTCCTGGAAAAGGTGGAGGATCACAACAGGAGAGTCCGAGAGAATCCTACAGACATCAAGACGTGGATGGAGTTTGTCTCATTTCAG GATGAGTTGATCCATCAGCCCAGCATGTACTCCACGAGTGAGAACGAGATGGACAGCCACCGCATGTCTCTAAAGATGGTCCTGGAGAAGAAGCTGTCCATTCTGGAGAGAGCCATCGAGAGTAACCCGGCCAGTACAGAGCTGAAGTTGGCGCGGCTGCGGCTGTGCACAGAGTTCTGGGAGAGCGCCGCGCTGCTGAAAGAGTGGCAGAAGTTGGTTTTTCTGCACCCCAATGAGCCACAGCTCTGGCAGAAATATCTGCAGTTTTGTCAGGGCCAGTTCAGCACCTTCTCTGTGTCCAAAGTGAATGCCATCTACGGAAAGTGTCTGAGCACCCTGTCTGCGGTGCATGACGGGAGCATGCTCTCTCATCCGGCCATGCCAGGCACCGAGCGCAGCTTGTATG ATATTTTCCTTCAGCAGTGTCACTTCCTGCGCCAGGCCGGTCACTGCGAGAAAGTCGTGTCCGTGTTCCAAGCTCTTCTCGACTTCACTTTCTTTAAGCCGGACAGTGTGAAGAACATGACTACGAAAGAGCAG GTGGAATTCTTTGAGCCTTTTTGGGATAGCGGGGAGCCTCGATTTGGAGAAAAGGGAGCCAAAGGCTGGAGCTCATGGATGAGGCAACAGGAGAGGGGAGGCTGGGTCATCATCAATAACCTGG ATGAAGAGGAAGATGATGGATCAGTTGAAGAGATCGACATCAAAGATAAAAGCCGCCCCCGACCTGAAATCTGGCTGGACGTGGAGTGCGCTCGGGAAGCCCAACACTGGATACCGTGGAGGCCGGACGCTGCCAAAAAACAAACCGAGGAGGATTGTGAGGACCCCGAGAGACAG ATCTTCTTTGATGACATTGGACCATCCATGATCAAGATTTCCAGCGCAGAGTTGCAGTTCCAGCTCGTCCTATCCTTCCTTCAGCTCCTGGGAGTTCCCTGTGACTCTAGACCGCCCCCTACATCCTTGTATCTCTCCTTGGACGATTCCTCCATCTTTGACTACACCCTTTCTTACCAGTGGCTGCTGACATCTTATGAACTCCCCCTGTCCGGCGTCAGTGCCGTTGGCCATCTTGATACTATGAGCAGGGGCAGAGGGCAGATCGGACAGTGTAAGGAAGGTGAACGCTTCATACAAGACGTCTTCCAGGCTGCCATGTCCTGCGTCACTGCGGAGCAGAAGATAAAGCTTTCTGTCTTGTGGCTTCAGTATGAAATAACCAAG GTAGTTCGGTGCCTGGAGGAgaaaaacaagaaaaagctgAAATCGCAAGGGAAAAggagcaagaggctggcaaaaggacttcttaaagagacagtgaaCCGGAACAGCCTGGCACTGTGGAAGCAGTACGCTCTGCtggagtggctgctggggagCACAGAGGAGGCCAGGAAGGTGTTTGATGCCGCCATTGGACTTGCAGGCAGCCAAGGGTTAAAGGACCAGGCTTTACGAAGCCTGTCGTTACTGTATGCAGAGCTGGAAGCCGAGGTGGGGGCCCAGCCAGGGCATGAAGCCGGCTCCCGTGCCCTCCACGTCCTTACCAGCCTTGCTGACAGCTCCATTTATGTGCCGTTTAAAGGGCCAGTTCCTGCTGTCAGTATATTAAAAGCAAGGAAAGCGTATGAGCGGGCGCTGGAAGACTCCCTGAAGCTCCCTGTAGACTCTGCTTTGGTCACTGTAACCGGCTGCCTCGCTCTGTTTCAGTATCTCACCGCAGGAATAGACTCTGCTGTTGCAGTGTTTCGTCAGGTCTCTGACTCGCTGGCGCCCCCTGCTGGGGCATGTGATGAGGCACCAGGCTCCTGGAGCCCTCTGCAAGCAGTCACCGTAATGCACACTAACTTACTGAAGTACCACGCGAAGGTCTGTGTTTACCCACGCGCTCCGCTCAGGGAAGCCCTAATGGACGCTTTGCGCTTGTACCCCCATAACGTGACCCTGTGGAAGTCGTACATCCAGTCCGAGGGCAAATCTCACAACGCCAACAAGACCCGGAGGTTCGTAGACGGCATCAGGAGGGCGACCGACGCCCTGGAGCCGTATCTGTTTGCTATCCAGGCAGAAGAGGGAAGGAAAAAGCTTTtggaatcggtgcagag GGGGGGGACAGGACACATAGACGTCGTCATGCCGGAGACAGGCCTGTCCAATCGCATCAAGGTTCTGTATGAGCGTGGACTGGCCACGGACCAAGGATCGCGCTGTCTTCTGCTCTGGAGGATGTACTTACGTTTTATG GTCTCTCAGGGGCATCAGGACAGGAGCCGTGGGCTGTTCTACAAGGCCATACAAAGCTGTCCCTGGGCAAAG